One genomic window of Desulfobulbaceae bacterium includes the following:
- the hybA gene encoding hydrogenase 2 operon protein HybA produces the protein MKLKRRDFLKATGSGLLMAAAGPVTALARTEKKALAPEAVGILYDSTLCIGCQACMVECKTANKMPQETDDPFRRWDNPQDLSATTLNIIKRYTNGSAAAKDQEQDGYAFIKRQCMHCIDPSCVSACPVTALHKDPTSGIVSYDKNACIGCRYCQIACPFNIPKFQWSSTTPEIIKCQLCSHLLKENKIPGCCSSCPTGASLFGPVSALIAEAKRRLRLEPGAYSDFPLNAIAPGDSVRSSSRQAGRYIDHLYGENEIGGTQVLLLAGVPFTRLGLPELPDEGYVRLADGIQYAIYKGMAYPLVLLGALVYMIRKGDNSDKKE, from the coding sequence ATGAAACTCAAACGGAGAGACTTTCTCAAGGCCACCGGAAGCGGGCTCCTGATGGCAGCGGCCGGACCTGTCACAGCTCTGGCTCGCACTGAAAAAAAGGCCCTTGCCCCCGAGGCGGTGGGCATTCTCTATGACTCGACACTGTGCATTGGTTGTCAAGCCTGTATGGTAGAGTGCAAAACCGCTAACAAGATGCCCCAAGAGACTGATGACCCTTTCCGTCGCTGGGACAACCCTCAAGACCTGTCCGCCACCACCTTAAATATTATCAAACGGTACACAAACGGCTCAGCGGCGGCTAAAGACCAAGAGCAAGACGGCTATGCCTTTATCAAACGCCAATGCATGCACTGCATCGACCCCTCCTGTGTCTCTGCCTGCCCGGTGACAGCCCTGCACAAAGACCCTACCAGCGGGATTGTCTCCTACGATAAAAACGCCTGTATCGGTTGCCGCTACTGCCAGATCGCCTGCCCCTTCAATATTCCCAAATTCCAATGGAGTTCGACTACACCGGAAATCATCAAGTGCCAACTCTGCTCGCACCTGCTGAAAGAAAACAAAATCCCGGGCTGCTGCTCCTCCTGCCCCACTGGGGCTTCGTTGTTTGGTCCGGTGTCTGCCCTGATCGCAGAAGCCAAACGACGACTGCGGCTTGAGCCTGGCGCCTATAGCGACTTCCCCCTCAATGCCATTGCCCCCGGCGATTCAGTCCGGTCCAGCTCCCGTCAGGCAGGGCGCTATATCGACCATCTTTACGGAGAGAACGAGATAGGAGGAACCCAGGTGTTGCTGCTCGCAGGGGTCCCGTTCACTAGACTCGGCCTCCCCGAACTACCGGACGAAGGGTATGTCCGGTTGGCCGATGGCATCCAGTATGCCATCTACAAGGGCATGGCTTATCCGCTGGTGCTCCTTGGCGCCCTGGTCTACATGATCCGTAAGGGCGATAACAGCGACAAAAAGGAATAA